From Streptomyces sp. 6-11-2, one genomic window encodes:
- a CDS encoding APC family permease produces MAEHPPPDSLQNYGYRQELHRSLTFRDLLVYGLVFMVPIAPFGIFGSVFQGSGGMVALTYAIGMVAMMFTALSYAQMARAFPMSGSVYAYAGRGIAAPVGFLSGWMILLDYVLVPGLLYLIAGIAMNSLVPAVPVWLWLLGFVVLNTAVNYAGIRMTARVNKVMLLAELVVLAAFVVIGVIALARGKGRGFDFTAVYNGGTFSWGLVFGAVSIAVLSFLGFDGISMLAEENKESARAIGRSMVAALLLAGALFIVQTWLASLLVPDPDKLIDRGDPDGTAFYDAARVASGEWLATLTAAATAVAWGFANSLVAQAATSRLLYAMARDRQLPSFLARVHPRHRVPVNATLLTAAVSLVLGLYMNSRDDGVTLLSTLINFGALTTFLVLHVSVVVHYLIRRRSRDYWRHLIAPAIGFAILAYVVFNADIAAQRLGFVWLGVGAAVLAGLLLTGRRPRLAVMETTDEPAATPPRDG; encoded by the coding sequence ATGGCCGAACATCCGCCTCCCGACTCGCTCCAGAACTACGGCTACCGGCAAGAACTCCACCGCTCCCTGACCTTCCGCGACCTGCTGGTCTACGGGCTGGTCTTCATGGTGCCCATCGCGCCCTTCGGGATCTTCGGCAGCGTCTTCCAGGGCTCCGGCGGCATGGTCGCCCTGACCTACGCGATCGGCATGGTGGCGATGATGTTCACCGCGCTGTCGTACGCGCAGATGGCCCGGGCGTTCCCCATGTCCGGCTCGGTCTACGCGTACGCCGGACGGGGCATCGCGGCTCCCGTCGGGTTCCTCTCCGGCTGGATGATCCTCCTCGACTACGTGCTGGTGCCCGGACTGCTGTACCTGATCGCCGGGATCGCCATGAACTCGCTGGTCCCGGCCGTCCCGGTGTGGCTCTGGCTGCTGGGCTTCGTGGTACTCAACACCGCGGTCAACTACGCGGGCATCCGGATGACCGCGCGGGTCAACAAGGTGATGCTGCTGGCCGAACTCGTCGTGCTGGCGGCCTTCGTGGTGATCGGCGTGATCGCGCTCGCCCGGGGCAAGGGCCGCGGTTTCGACTTCACCGCGGTCTACAACGGCGGGACCTTCTCCTGGGGGCTGGTCTTCGGCGCCGTCTCCATCGCCGTGCTGAGCTTCCTCGGGTTCGACGGCATCTCGATGCTGGCCGAGGAGAACAAGGAATCCGCCCGCGCCATCGGTCGTTCGATGGTGGCGGCGCTGCTGCTGGCCGGCGCCCTGTTCATCGTCCAGACCTGGCTGGCCTCCCTGCTGGTGCCCGACCCGGACAAGCTCATCGACCGGGGCGACCCCGACGGCACCGCCTTCTACGACGCGGCCCGCGTGGCCTCCGGCGAGTGGCTGGCCACCCTGACCGCCGCGGCCACCGCCGTGGCCTGGGGCTTCGCCAACTCGCTGGTGGCCCAGGCCGCCACCTCCCGACTGCTCTACGCGATGGCACGGGACCGGCAACTGCCCTCTTTCCTGGCCAGGGTTCACCCACGGCACCGGGTTCCGGTCAACGCGACCCTGCTCACGGCCGCCGTCTCGCTGGTGCTGGGCCTCTACATGAACTCCCGCGACGACGGCGTGACTCTGCTGAGCACTCTGATCAACTTCGGTGCGCTGACGACCTTCCTGGTCCTGCACGTGTCCGTGGTCGTCCACTACCTGATCCGCCGGCGCAGCCGTGACTACTGGCGGCATCTGATCGCGCCCGCCATCGGCTTCGCCATCCTGGCCTACGTCGTGTTCAACGCCGACATCGCCGCGCAGCGACTGGGGTTCGTCTGGCTGGGCGTCGGTGCGGCGGTACTGGCCGGGCTGCTGCTGACCGGTCGCCGACCGCGCCTGGCCGTCATGGAGACCACGGACGAGCCGGCGGCGACACCGCCGCGCGACGGATAG
- a CDS encoding SH3 domain-containing protein gives MIRRTLTSGVLAAVATLALVPTAADAAPAHPGSRPAVSALAPHLLPPMLPEPAQPARHVNRWATHHRSIHSLGRVVTHRRALNVRSGPSTRYRVVGVRHSHRLVALKCRTHGSWVGGTRQWYRLAHARGYVSAHYVRVRSTLPWC, from the coding sequence ATGATCCGACGGACCCTCACCAGCGGTGTGCTGGCCGCGGTCGCGACGCTCGCGCTCGTGCCCACGGCGGCCGACGCCGCCCCGGCCCACCCCGGCTCACGCCCGGCCGTGTCGGCGCTCGCCCCGCACCTGCTTCCCCCGATGCTGCCCGAGCCCGCCCAGCCGGCGCGTCACGTCAACCGCTGGGCGACGCACCACCGTTCGATCCACTCCCTCGGACGCGTGGTCACGCACCGCCGGGCACTGAACGTCCGCTCCGGCCCCAGCACCCGGTACCGGGTGGTCGGCGTCCGGCACTCACACCGTCTGGTGGCGCTGAAGTGCCGGACGCACGGGTCATGGGTGGGCGGCACCCGGCAGTGGTACCGCCTCGCGCACGCACGGGGTTACGTCTCCGCGCACTACGTCCGGGTACGGAGCACCCTGCCGTGGTGCTGA
- a CDS encoding 4-carboxy-4-hydroxy-2-oxoadipate aldolase/oxaloacetate decarboxylase — MSGVIVTNPPKADAEDVRALAGYGVATVHEAMGRTGLLPGRLRPVQDGVRVAGTAVTVLSWPGDNLMIHAAVEQCGEGDILVVATTSPSTDGMFGELFATALKRRGVRGLVIDAGVRDVAELRGMGFPAWAAAVYAQGTVKATGGSVNVPVAIGGQVVRPGDVILADDDGVVVVAREKARRTVAASEVREAKEAAARAAFLDGQLGLDRYGLRDNLAQLGVTWQAYDDHVRDGAGE, encoded by the coding sequence ATGAGCGGCGTGATCGTCACCAACCCTCCGAAGGCCGACGCCGAGGACGTACGGGCGCTCGCCGGGTACGGTGTGGCCACCGTCCACGAGGCCATGGGCCGTACCGGTCTGCTGCCGGGGCGCCTGCGCCCGGTCCAGGACGGCGTACGGGTGGCCGGCACCGCCGTGACCGTGCTGTCCTGGCCCGGCGACAATCTCATGATCCACGCCGCCGTCGAGCAGTGCGGCGAGGGCGACATCCTGGTCGTCGCCACCACCTCGCCCTCCACCGACGGCATGTTCGGCGAGCTGTTCGCGACCGCGCTGAAGCGGCGCGGGGTGCGCGGCCTGGTCATCGACGCGGGGGTCCGGGACGTCGCCGAGCTGCGCGGGATGGGCTTCCCCGCCTGGGCCGCCGCCGTGTACGCGCAGGGCACCGTGAAGGCGACCGGCGGCTCGGTCAACGTCCCCGTGGCGATCGGCGGTCAGGTGGTCCGGCCCGGCGACGTGATCCTCGCCGACGACGACGGCGTGGTGGTCGTGGCGCGTGAGAAGGCCCGGCGGACGGTCGCGGCGTCCGAGGTGAGGGAGGCCAAGGAGGCCGCCGCCCGGGCCGCCTTCCTGGACGGCCAACTCGGCTTGGACCGCTACGGGTTGCGCGACAACCTCGCGCAACTGGGCGTGACCTGGCAGGCGTACGACGACCATGTGCGGGACGGAGCCGGGGAGTGA
- a CDS encoding 4-oxalomesaconate tautomerase: MTGAEGVRCALLRGGTSKGAYFLAEDLPTDPAARDDLLLRIMGSPDPRQIDGLGGGHPLTSKVAVVSASADPAADVDYLFLQVAVDRAEVTDRQNCGNILAGVGPFAVERGLVPPGDGETSVRIRMRNTGESAVATFPTPGGRVDHTGRAAISGVPGTAAPVMIEFPAAGRPLLPTGRVRDTIAGTDVTCVDNGMPTVLIPATALKVTGYEDPAELEEDRQLADRLREIRLAAGPLMGLGDVESATVPKLSLLAPPRNGGAVTTRTFIPVRCHTSIGVLGAASVAAGLALPGSVAEGIARPPAEGHRMRIEHPTGLLEVDTDVVPGAGDAPPVARRTAVVRTARKIFDGTVFPRPAGVLPAAPTPAPARTPGGNDGSAPS; the protein is encoded by the coding sequence GTGACCGGAGCCGAGGGGGTCCGCTGCGCGCTCCTGCGCGGCGGCACCTCCAAGGGCGCGTACTTCCTGGCCGAGGACCTGCCCACCGACCCCGCCGCCCGCGACGACCTGCTGCTGCGGATCATGGGGAGTCCCGACCCGCGCCAGATCGACGGTCTCGGCGGCGGCCATCCGCTCACCAGCAAGGTCGCCGTGGTCTCCGCCTCCGCCGACCCCGCGGCGGACGTGGACTACCTCTTCCTCCAAGTGGCCGTCGACCGAGCTGAGGTGACGGACCGCCAGAACTGCGGCAACATCCTCGCCGGAGTCGGGCCGTTCGCCGTCGAGCGAGGACTCGTGCCTCCCGGGGACGGCGAGACCTCGGTACGGATCCGGATGCGCAACACCGGGGAGTCGGCGGTCGCGACCTTTCCCACCCCCGGCGGGCGCGTCGACCACACCGGCCGCGCCGCGATCTCCGGGGTACCTGGCACCGCCGCTCCGGTGATGATCGAGTTCCCGGCCGCCGGCCGCCCGCTGCTGCCCACCGGCCGGGTCCGGGACACGATCGCCGGTACGGACGTGACGTGCGTGGACAACGGCATGCCGACCGTGCTGATCCCCGCCACCGCGCTGAAGGTCACCGGCTACGAGGATCCGGCGGAACTGGAGGAGGACCGGCAACTGGCCGACCGGCTGCGGGAGATCCGGCTGGCAGCCGGCCCGCTCATGGGCCTCGGCGACGTCGAGTCCGCGACCGTGCCCAAACTGAGCCTGCTGGCGCCGCCCCGGAACGGCGGTGCCGTGACGACCCGGACCTTCATCCCGGTGCGCTGCCACACCTCCATCGGCGTCCTCGGCGCCGCGAGCGTGGCGGCGGGACTCGCCCTCCCCGGCAGCGTGGCCGAGGGCATCGCACGGCCGCCCGCCGAGGGCCACCGTATGCGCATCGAACACCCCACCGGATTGCTGGAGGTCGACACCGACGTCGTACCCGGCGCCGGTGACGCCCCTCCCGTCGCCCGCCGCACCGCCGTGGTGCGCACCGCGCGCAAGATCTTCGACGGCACCGTCTTCCCCCGGCCGGCCGGTGTCCTTCCCGCCGCCCCCACCCCCGCCCCCGCACGAACCCCTGGAGGCAACGATGGCTCCGCCCCTTCGTGA
- a CDS encoding XRE family transcriptional regulator — translation MRQPQGTAASTGQLTTALRELRDRTGLSLAALAARTPYSKSAWHRYLTGAKHPPRSAVEALARLAGADPVPALALWDAVGESPSVAAEPDPGPDSDPGPDPGHKSGAEPIPRPEAECASEPANPFRARLRRLPLLTALALPAAATAVAAGLLTPSPGRPPGARVVMASPRCHSASCQGELPDASSCAGDARTQSAVAGATYTVWLRYSPSCRTAWSQVRVRGAVAREISVRVGGNVLSATYAAADASGDTSPMISVSSPRGVEACAEVEGKLACTGLDPDAPDHP, via the coding sequence ATGCGGCAACCCCAAGGAACGGCAGCATCAACCGGGCAGTTGACGACAGCCCTGCGCGAGCTGCGGGACCGTACGGGTCTGAGCCTGGCGGCCCTGGCCGCGCGCACTCCGTACAGCAAGTCCGCCTGGCACCGCTATCTGACCGGGGCCAAGCACCCGCCCCGGTCGGCCGTGGAGGCGCTCGCCCGGCTCGCGGGCGCCGATCCGGTCCCGGCGCTGGCCCTGTGGGACGCCGTCGGCGAGTCGCCTTCCGTGGCCGCCGAGCCCGATCCCGGGCCTGATTCCGATCCCGGACCGGATCCCGGACACAAGTCCGGAGCCGAGCCCATCCCCCGTCCCGAGGCCGAGTGCGCGTCCGAGCCGGCGAATCCGTTCAGGGCGCGGCTGAGACGCCTGCCGCTGCTGACGGCCCTCGCCCTGCCCGCCGCGGCCACCGCGGTGGCCGCGGGCCTCCTCACGCCCTCCCCCGGCAGGCCACCGGGCGCCCGGGTGGTGATGGCGTCGCCACGCTGTCACAGCGCCTCCTGTCAGGGCGAGTTGCCCGATGCCTCGTCCTGTGCCGGGGACGCGCGCACCCAGAGCGCCGTGGCGGGCGCGACGTACACCGTGTGGCTGCGGTACTCGCCCTCCTGCCGTACCGCCTGGTCCCAGGTGCGGGTACGGGGCGCGGTCGCCCGGGAGATCTCCGTACGGGTGGGCGGGAACGTTCTGTCGGCCACCTACGCCGCCGCCGACGCCAGCGGCGACACGAGCCCCATGATCAGCGTCTCCTCCCCGCGGGGTGTGGAGGCCTGCGCCGAGGTCGAGGGGAAGCTGGCCTGCACCGGCCTGGACCCCGACGCGCCGGACCACCCGTGA
- a CDS encoding catechol 2,3-dioxygenase, protein MAPPLRDIAHIGHAQLFTPDLDASVAFFTDYLGLTVNERHGDTVHLRTFDDYEHHSLVLTARDQPGLGRLALRTSSEEALQRRVKAIEETGRPGRWTEDEPGLGRLYVTTDPDGHEHALYWESEHHRAPGELKPALKNQPQAKPNRGVGVRRLDHVNFLAADVLANAEFQQRVLGARPTEQIRLDSGRIAARWLTFTDKSYDVVYTEDWTGSSGRLHHIAFATDTREDILRAADLAIDSGVFIETGPHKHAIQQTFFLYVYEPGGNRVELCNPLTRLVLAPDWPLITWTEADRAKGQAWGLRTIESFHTHGTPPVG, encoded by the coding sequence ATGGCTCCGCCCCTTCGTGACATCGCCCATATCGGCCACGCCCAGCTGTTCACCCCGGACCTGGACGCCAGCGTCGCCTTCTTCACCGACTACCTCGGGCTCACCGTCAACGAGCGGCACGGCGACACCGTCCACCTGCGCACCTTCGACGACTACGAGCACCACAGCCTGGTGCTCACCGCCCGCGACCAGCCCGGTCTCGGCCGGCTCGCCCTGCGGACGTCCAGCGAGGAAGCCCTCCAGCGCCGGGTGAAGGCGATCGAGGAGACGGGCCGCCCCGGCCGCTGGACCGAGGACGAACCCGGACTCGGCAGGCTGTACGTCACCACCGACCCCGACGGGCACGAGCACGCGCTCTACTGGGAGAGCGAGCACCATCGGGCCCCCGGCGAGCTGAAGCCCGCGCTGAAGAACCAGCCCCAGGCCAAGCCCAACCGGGGCGTGGGCGTGCGCCGTCTGGACCACGTCAACTTCCTCGCCGCCGACGTGCTCGCCAACGCCGAGTTCCAGCAGCGGGTGCTGGGTGCCCGGCCCACCGAGCAGATACGGCTGGACTCCGGCAGGATCGCGGCCCGTTGGCTGACCTTCACCGACAAGTCGTACGACGTCGTCTATACCGAGGACTGGACGGGTTCCAGCGGCCGGCTGCACCACATCGCCTTCGCCACCGACACCCGTGAGGACATCCTGCGCGCCGCCGATCTCGCCATCGACAGCGGAGTGTTCATCGAGACCGGTCCGCACAAGCACGCCATCCAGCAGACGTTCTTCCTCTACGTCTACGAACCGGGCGGCAACCGCGTCGAGTTGTGCAACCCGCTCACCCGGCTGGTGCTGGCGCCGGACTGGCCGCTGATCACCTGGACCGAGGCCGACCGGGCCAAGGGGCAGGCCTGGGGCCTGCGGACCATCGAGTCCTTCCACACCCACGGAACACCCCCCGTCGGCTGA
- a CDS encoding SRPBCC family protein → MIDVTHQINAVDRQVGRRVFKAAEARVVTVSQSYDAPLDDVWDACTNPERIPRWFLPVTGELRLDGHYQLEGNAGGTIERCDPPKGFAATWEYGGETSWIELRLTPRDGGGTRFELDHLFHIDDTKWGEFGPGAVGVGWDMMLIGLTLHLSSGAPVDSREAMAWMGSEEGRRFVAASSEGWYAANVASGEDPARAREAADRTTAAYTGAEG, encoded by the coding sequence ATGATCGACGTGACCCATCAGATCAACGCCGTGGACCGCCAGGTCGGCCGCCGCGTCTTCAAGGCGGCCGAGGCCCGTGTGGTCACCGTGAGCCAGTCCTACGACGCCCCCCTCGACGACGTCTGGGACGCCTGCACCAACCCCGAGCGCATCCCGCGCTGGTTCCTCCCCGTCACCGGCGAACTCCGCCTGGACGGCCACTACCAGCTCGAAGGCAACGCCGGCGGCACGATCGAACGCTGCGACCCGCCCAAGGGCTTCGCCGCGACCTGGGAGTACGGCGGCGAGACCAGTTGGATCGAGCTGCGCCTGACCCCGCGGGACGGCGGCGGCACGCGCTTCGAGCTGGACCACCTCTTCCACATCGACGACACCAAGTGGGGCGAGTTCGGCCCCGGCGCGGTCGGGGTCGGCTGGGACATGATGCTCATCGGTCTGACCCTCCACCTGTCGAGCGGCGCTCCGGTCGACTCCCGCGAGGCCATGGCCTGGATGGGCTCCGAGGAGGGCCGTCGATTCGTCGCCGCGAGCAGCGAGGGGTGGTACGCGGCCAACGTCGCGAGCGGCGAGGACCCGGCCCGCGCACGCGAGGCCGCCGACCGCACCACCGCCGCCTACACGGGGGCGGAGGGATAG
- a CDS encoding cupin domain-containing protein: protein MTHSFVLHVPDADLEPEPLDPEQIVSGTPEVTGKVVWESADGRQIRGIWQITPGVVTDVEADELFVVISGSATIEVEGGATLHVGPGDMAVLREGDRTKWTVHETLRKAYAINL from the coding sequence ATGACGCACAGTTTCGTTCTGCACGTTCCCGACGCCGACCTCGAGCCCGAGCCGCTCGACCCCGAGCAGATCGTCTCCGGGACGCCCGAGGTGACCGGCAAGGTGGTCTGGGAGTCGGCCGACGGCCGGCAGATCCGCGGGATCTGGCAGATCACCCCCGGGGTCGTCACCGACGTCGAGGCGGACGAGTTGTTCGTGGTGATCAGCGGCTCGGCGACCATCGAGGTCGAAGGCGGGGCGACCCTGCACGTCGGCCCCGGCGACATGGCGGTACTGCGCGAGGGCGACCGCACGAAGTGGACGGTGCACGAGACGCTGCGCAAGGCGTACGCGATCAACCTGTGA
- a CDS encoding aromatic acid/H+ symport family MFS transporter: MSSSTALSGRGSRLAALVVGLCWLAVLFDGLDMFIYGSVLPHMLEQKALGITPGQAGDLGSYATFGMLVGALTSGTVADRIGRKKLMVACVALFSLASGLCAVSGSVTVFGLGRTIAGVGLGGLLPTAISMVTDYARGGRGALTVGALMTAHHAGGILSAYVAKWLVEPVGWRAAFWVCVAPLLFVPVLAKAMPESLSFLVAKGRADEARELAARYAVELPAAPARKEGADRWAALAGLFRGGEWIQTLLYWLASFGGLLLVYGVATWLPTLMRGEGYNLGSALTFVVLFNLGGIVGMLVAGRASDRFGAPRISAIWFALTAAGVFLLSVHMPPALTFTVVFLTGVFLNSAQTMIYATVSIRSNAGNRATAVGWTSGMGRFGAVFGPWLGGQLLAADRGDWGFTAFALAGVSSTVFIGIAALRSRKDPAQSSPRQDLLAAS, translated from the coding sequence ATGTCCTCCTCCACCGCTCTGTCCGGGCGCGGCAGCAGACTGGCCGCGCTGGTCGTCGGTCTGTGCTGGCTGGCCGTGCTCTTCGACGGCCTCGACATGTTCATCTACGGCTCGGTGCTGCCGCACATGCTGGAGCAGAAGGCCCTCGGGATCACCCCCGGCCAGGCCGGCGACCTCGGCAGCTACGCCACCTTCGGCATGCTCGTCGGCGCGCTGACCTCGGGCACGGTCGCCGACCGGATCGGCCGCAAGAAGCTCATGGTCGCCTGTGTCGCGCTCTTCTCCCTGGCCTCCGGCCTGTGCGCGGTCTCCGGCAGCGTCACGGTGTTCGGTCTCGGCCGGACCATCGCGGGCGTCGGTCTCGGCGGTCTGCTGCCCACCGCGATCAGCATGGTCACGGACTACGCCCGGGGCGGCCGCGGCGCCCTCACCGTCGGCGCCCTGATGACCGCTCACCACGCCGGGGGCATCCTCTCCGCCTACGTGGCCAAGTGGCTCGTGGAGCCCGTCGGCTGGCGCGCCGCGTTCTGGGTCTGCGTGGCCCCGCTGCTGTTCGTGCCGGTGCTCGCCAAGGCCATGCCGGAGTCGCTGAGCTTCCTCGTCGCCAAGGGCCGCGCCGACGAGGCCCGTGAACTGGCCGCCCGCTACGCGGTGGAGCTGCCCGCGGCGCCCGCCCGCAAGGAGGGCGCCGACCGCTGGGCCGCCCTGGCCGGCCTCTTCCGCGGCGGCGAGTGGATCCAGACCCTGCTGTACTGGCTGGCCTCCTTCGGCGGTCTGCTCCTCGTCTACGGCGTCGCCACCTGGCTGCCCACCCTGATGCGCGGCGAGGGCTACAACCTGGGCTCCGCGCTCACCTTCGTGGTCCTGTTCAACCTCGGCGGCATCGTGGGCATGCTCGTCGCCGGCCGCGCCTCCGACCGCTTCGGCGCCCCGCGCATCTCGGCGATCTGGTTCGCGCTGACCGCCGCCGGGGTCTTCCTGCTCAGCGTCCACATGCCGCCGGCGCTGACGTTCACGGTGGTGTTCCTCACCGGTGTGTTCCTCAACAGCGCGCAGACCATGATCTACGCCACGGTCTCCATCCGCTCCAACGCCGGAAACCGCGCCACCGCCGTCGGCTGGACCTCCGGCATGGGCCGCTTCGGCGCCGTCTTCGGCCCCTGGCTCGGCGGCCAGTTGCTGGCCGCCGACCGCGGCGACTGGGGTTTCACGGCCTTCGCGCTGGCCGGCGTCTCCTCCACGGTCTTCATCGGCATCGCGGCCCTGCGGAGCCGGAAGGACCCCGCGCAGAGCAGCCCCCGCCAGGACCTCCTGGCCGCGAGCTGA
- a CDS encoding MarR family winged helix-turn-helix transcriptional regulator, whose amino-acid sequence MVTPSLPTGPVSPEVAEIERALMRITYLGTRARQHERLMSLAGVPLDRAAVALLRQIADCEPQRPGELANRLGVEASHVTRTVQQLERSGHVIRIPDPDDRRAQRIRLTDLGKDAISRIREVGARGMQLALADWSPEDLRRLAALFHRMVDDFLVYAKDVEGEHEAAEAARRTR is encoded by the coding sequence ATGGTCACTCCATCGTTGCCCACCGGACCCGTCTCGCCCGAAGTGGCCGAGATCGAGCGCGCCCTGATGCGCATCACCTACCTGGGGACACGGGCCCGGCAGCACGAGAGGCTGATGAGTCTGGCCGGGGTGCCGCTGGACCGGGCGGCGGTCGCCCTGCTGCGCCAGATCGCCGACTGCGAGCCGCAGCGGCCGGGGGAGCTGGCCAACCGTCTGGGCGTTGAGGCCTCCCACGTCACGCGCACGGTGCAGCAGTTGGAGCGCTCCGGCCATGTGATCCGGATTCCCGACCCCGACGACCGTCGTGCCCAGCGCATCCGGCTCACCGACCTCGGTAAGGACGCCATCTCCCGCATCCGGGAGGTCGGGGCCCGGGGTATGCAGCTCGCCCTGGCCGACTGGTCCCCGGAGGACCTGCGCCGCCTCGCGGCGCTCTTCCACCGCATGGTCGACGACTTCCTCGTCTACGCCAAGGATGTCGAGGGTGAACACGAGGCCGCAGAGGCGGCCCGGCGCACGCGCTGA
- a CDS encoding PIG-L deacetylase family protein yields the protein MTHPGAPSPQPSTSLDQGRHRSRPRSTLVVTAHAGDFVWRAGGAIALAAARGEKVTIACLTFGERGESAKAWREGRNLEEIKEIRRAEAEQAAAALGAGILYFDAGDYPLVPTPELTDRLVAVHRETQPDVVLTHPVEDPYNGDHPAANRMALEARVLAQAIGYPGPGEIIGAPPVFYFEPHQPEMSGFRPEVLLDITEVWETKREAMECLGAQRHLWDYYTDLAVRRGVQLKRNAGPNLGLPHKTMAEAYMRPYPQVTKELA from the coding sequence ATGACGCATCCAGGCGCGCCCTCGCCCCAGCCCTCGACTTCGCTGGACCAGGGGCGACACCGGTCCCGGCCACGATCGACACTCGTCGTCACCGCGCACGCCGGGGACTTCGTGTGGCGGGCGGGCGGAGCGATCGCCCTGGCCGCCGCGCGCGGTGAGAAGGTCACCATCGCGTGCCTGACCTTCGGCGAGCGCGGCGAGTCGGCCAAGGCCTGGCGCGAGGGGAGGAACCTGGAGGAGATCAAGGAGATACGGCGCGCGGAGGCCGAGCAGGCCGCGGCCGCGCTCGGCGCCGGCATCCTCTACTTCGACGCCGGCGACTACCCCCTCGTTCCCACGCCCGAGTTGACCGACCGGCTCGTCGCTGTTCACCGTGAGACCCAGCCCGACGTGGTCCTCACCCACCCGGTGGAGGACCCGTACAACGGTGACCATCCGGCCGCCAACCGCATGGCGCTGGAGGCCCGTGTACTCGCGCAGGCCATCGGCTACCCCGGCCCCGGCGAGATCATCGGTGCCCCGCCCGTCTTCTACTTCGAGCCGCACCAGCCGGAGATGAGCGGCTTCAGGCCCGAAGTGCTGCTGGACATCACCGAGGTGTGGGAGACCAAACGCGAGGCGATGGAGTGCCTGGGCGCCCAGCGGCACCTGTGGGACTACTACACCGACCTCGCCGTCCGCCGCGGCGTCCAGCTCAAGCGCAACGCCGGCCCCAACCTCGGCCTTCCGCACAAGACCATGGCCGAGGCCTACATGCGCCCCTACCCGCAGGTCACGAAGGAGCTGGCATGA
- a CDS encoding helix-turn-helix transcriptional regulator, which produces MHAFDVLGDPVRRRILELLADGEKTSGAVCDAVTAEFGISQPAVSQHLKVLRENGFATVRPEGARRLYAVNSAPLRDVDAWLDRFRGFWAQPLDALATELARGRRERRLRGADDPPRSTP; this is translated from the coding sequence ATGCACGCGTTCGACGTCCTCGGCGACCCCGTCCGGCGGCGGATACTGGAACTGCTCGCCGACGGCGAGAAGACCTCCGGCGCCGTCTGCGACGCCGTCACGGCGGAGTTCGGGATCTCGCAGCCCGCGGTGTCGCAGCATCTGAAGGTGCTGCGGGAGAACGGCTTCGCGACCGTCCGCCCCGAGGGCGCCCGGCGGCTGTACGCGGTGAACTCCGCACCGCTCAGGGACGTCGACGCCTGGCTCGACCGGTTCCGCGGCTTCTGGGCCCAGCCCCTGGACGCGCTGGCCACCGAGCTGGCCCGCGGCAGGCGCGAACGCCGGCTGCGCGGTGCCGACGACCCCCCGAGGAGCACCCCATGA
- a CDS encoding GntR family transcriptional regulator — translation MPNQARPSSGEQAKQHALTRLRQAILHGEMAPAQRLVENELAEQFGVTRASIRAALIDLEAQGLVERIRNRGSRVRVVTVEEAVAITECRMVLEGLCAAKAAVAASDEQLAELVDLGAAMEKAVKEGEPVTYSDLNHELHARIREFSGQRTAVELLERLNAQLVRHRFQLALRPGRPQQSLSEHLAMIEAIGARDPQAAEAAVRAHLTSVIDALRD, via the coding sequence ATGCCGAACCAAGCCCGTCCGAGCAGCGGGGAGCAGGCCAAGCAGCATGCGCTCACGCGGCTGCGGCAGGCGATCCTGCACGGCGAGATGGCACCGGCTCAGCGGCTGGTGGAGAACGAACTCGCCGAGCAGTTCGGTGTGACACGGGCCAGCATCCGCGCGGCGCTGATCGATCTGGAGGCTCAGGGCCTGGTCGAGCGGATCCGCAACCGGGGTTCGCGGGTACGGGTGGTGACCGTGGAGGAAGCGGTCGCCATCACCGAGTGCCGCATGGTCCTCGAAGGGCTGTGCGCGGCCAAGGCGGCCGTCGCGGCGAGCGACGAGCAGCTGGCCGAACTCGTGGACCTCGGCGCGGCGATGGAGAAGGCCGTGAAGGAGGGCGAGCCGGTCACCTACTCCGATCTCAACCACGAACTGCACGCCCGCATCCGGGAGTTCTCCGGCCAGCGCACGGCCGTGGAACTGCTGGAACGGCTCAACGCGCAACTGGTGCGGCACCGCTTTCAGCTGGCGCTGCGGCCGGGACGTCCACAGCAGTCCCTGAGTGAGCACCTGGCCATGATCGAGGCGATCGGGGCCAGGGACCCGCAGGCGGCCGAGGCGGCCGTCCGCGCCCACCTCACCAGCGTGATCGACGCGTTGCGCGACTGA